AGTGCCGCAGACATCTGGCCAAGGGCCGCGAGTTTGGCCGATTGCACCAGCCCGTCCTGAGCGGTGCGCAAATCCCGGGTGCGTTCTTCCACCAGTCGCTCGAGTTCTTCACGGCTGCGCTGACGCATCTTGGCCAGGCGCCAGCGCTGGTTGAGAAACAGCAGCAAAAATACGATGGCCAGCCACAACCCGGCCGCGGCGAGCCCGGCGTTACGGCGGTCTTCGAACGCGACTTGCGGGCGACGCAACAGGTGCAGCGTCCAGCCTTCGGCGGCCAGCGGCAGCGATTCCCAGAGGTAATCCGCCGTCCCGTCGGGGCCAACGACCCGGGTCAGCGCACTGTTGTCGTCGAAGCGCCGCACCGATTGATATTCCAGCGGGGTCAGCGGTTGTTTGTCGTATTGGCGGGTGGCTTTGAGCTCGGCGCGGTCGCCGTCGCTCAGCGGTTTCAATTGGCGATAACGCCAGCCCGGCTGGTTGGCGATGAAGATAATCCCGCGCGCATCGCTGACCAGCAACGTGTCGCTGCCCTGGCGCCATTCGCGCTCAAGCTCCGGGAATTCGAGTTTCACCACCATGGCGCCGAGGAACTCACCACCGTCGCCGGTCACCGCGCTGGAGAGGAAGTAGCCGGGAATACCGCTGGTCACCCCCACCGCATAAAAGCGCCCGGTGCCTTGGGTTCGGGTCTGGCTGAAGTAGGGGCGAAAGCCGTAATTGTGGCCGACGTAACTGCTGGGCAGGCGCCAATTGCTGGCGGCCACGGCCAGACCGGTGCGGTCGAGCAGTTCAAGGGTTGAGGATTGCGCGGCGCCGTTGATCTTCTCCAGTTTGCGATTCAATGCGAGCTGTTGTTCAGGGCTCACTTCACCGCTTAGCGCGGCGCGCAGTTCCGGGTCCAGCGCCAATACGGCGGGCAGGGCACGGTAGCGGTCAATCAGGGTGTGCAGCGAGTTGGCGTACAGCGCCAGTTGCTGATTGGCTCGCGCGGCATCTTCCACCAACGCCTGGCGTTCGGTGTGACGGATGGCCAAGGTGGCGGCGAGCACCGCACCGGCGATGATCAGCAAGGAGTACAACGACAGGCGCAGGGTACGGGAGGTCGGCAGCATGCGGGGCGCAAACAGGTAGACAGTCGGGCGGGCACCATAGCATGGTGCCCGCGGAAAGAGACAAAGGCATCGGAAGTTCCGGTGCCCCTGAGGCGTCAGAGATGGGTGTTGTTTTTGCGCACCGGAGTGCGTGCTGTCGCTCTTCTTTGAAAAACGCCGCTGCCGCCGGAGCTTTGAGATGAAGTGGATGCTCGACGCGACGATGCATTGCTTTCGCTGATGTTTCCTGGTCTCAAACGGGTGATTTTCTCGAGCATCTCCATTGTTTGCCAAGTGATGCCTGTCAAGTCTTCGACTTCCAGCACTTGTTCACGTAACGAGGTCTGTGCCTTCACTGACACCTCATCCACCAGGCGTTGCTCGGCAATCAACCTGTCGATCGTGTCTATCGATTTGCCCGCCTGCGCTTTTTTGTCCGCTTTGGCTTTGGTGCCTCTGAGCTCGTCGACGTACCCCCCCACTATCGGACCCAGCACAGTCCCGGCGACAGCTCCGGCCAAGGTCACGCTGACGCTGATCGTTTGAAACAGACGGTTGGCGTCTTGTGTGACGTCTTTAGGTGGAAGTGTGCCAGCGGTCGCTGAACCCCAGGTGGCCGGTGGAGACCAGCCCGGGTTGAAGATTGTGGCGTGTAATATCAGCTGCGCGCTGGCGGTCAGTATCGTTGAAACGATTGCTGCGTTAGCAGGCCCTGATGTGGTGACTGGAAGCAACGCCAACCCGACTTTAGAGTTGACGGCCGCCAAAGCCTTTTCCTTGCCCCATTCACGCCACGACTGCTCAGGCTTGGGCGGCAATTGGCCGGGAGGGTTTGCTTCAGGATTGCCCACCAGCGCAGGTGAATTAGAACCTTGCGACGTACTGCTTGCGACGGAGCTTCTGCGTGACGACGATGGGGATGAGATACTAATTGTTGTTTGTGCAGGCGTTAAAGGAGGGGGCGCCATCATGGCCCCTTGCTCATCAACAAAGTTGATCGGGTTGTTTCCGGTCATCCGGTACAGGTTCAATCCATCCACGGTTCCGGATTTATCCGGCTGCGTCCAGCGACCCAGCCACGGTGCGTAATAACGCATGCCGTAGTAATACAACCCGCTGACATCCATCTCCTTGCCCGAATAGCGCACAGTCTTGTAATCGACCTCCACCGCCGAACGCGCTGTCATCCATGCGGTGGCGCCGAACGGGTAGTAGCCTTCGTGGCTGATCAATTGTGCCTGTTGATCCAGTTCCATCAGGCACGAACCCAAGTGGTCATCCAGGCTGTAGCGCAACTGGTCGGCGTCGATATCGGCCGGTTTTCCTGCCTCCCAGTGCAGGCAACGCACGCTGCCGATCCCGGTGGCGAGAGTGATGATGTGCAGTTCTTCGCCGTTGTCCCTGGTGCGGATCTCCAGTCTCGGCAGATAGCGCACCTCGTGAAAATGGCTGGTTTTCGCGGTATGGGTTTCGTGGCGTTTGTAGACCCGCACGCCTTGGCTGTAGCGGTAACGTTCTTCGTCGTCGGGGCCGCTGTCGCGCTTGACCAGGGTTACCGACATCAGCTGATCGCGGGCATCCCATTGCATCGACCGGTCGGGCTGCGGGGCCAGTAGATTGCCGTGGCGGTCGAACAGCGTTTGGAAATCCGGGGTGGGGTCACCCTCAGTCCAACGCACGCCACGGTTGCTGCCAGAGTCGATGAATAACTCGCGAGTATGACTGGCACCGTCGCGCACATGGCGTAGCCCGATCAGGTTACCGCCGTGATCATAAGTGTAGGTCTGGGTGTAGTTGCGTCGATCGTTGGGGGCGGTCGGCACGGGCCGGCCCGGAAGGTCTGACGGCGGGGCGTCGTCGTAACCGGTCGCGGTGATCAGTTGGTAAAGAGAGTCGTAGCTGAATGCACGATGGCCATCGACTCGCTGATTCCCAAAGTGGCTGGGGATGAACGCATGGTCGAGGATGCGGATGATGTTGCCTACCCGGTCGTAAACGTATTCGAAATCCTGAAGGGCTGGCTGCTGGTCTTTCTGCGCGCGTTGCCGTTGCAGGCGCCCATCGGCTGGGTCGTAGGTCCAGTGGCTGGTCACGCCATTGCCGGCCTGCTGTTCAATGATTTGCCCGGCGGCGTTGTACTGTGCGTCCCGCAACACCGTCTGCCAGTCGGTTTGCCCCTTGAGCTTCAATTGCACGTCTTTGAGTTGACCGGCAAGGTCGTGGCGTGATTGTTGCCGGTGTTCGCCGGCATCGATCTGCTCCAGCACTGTGCCCAGAGGACTATAAATGCAGCTGCTGACAAAGGTTTTGGCATCGTGAAAGGTGCGGGTTTCGCGTAGCGGCTGCCGGAGCAGGCCATAGCTGTCGAGGCTCAATTTTCCCGAGGGGTCCACTTGTTCAAGCAACTGGCCGCGCAAGTTGTGGCCGGCGTCGACCGAGGCATCGGCATAGGTAAAGGTTTCGACGTCTGGCTGGTCGTTTTCCTCGATGGCGAGCGGGCGCAGCTGCGGGTCATAGGTGGTGCGCCAATGACTGCCGCGTTGATCCCGGCGCTGAAGCGTTTCCCCGGCCAGCCCTGGCAGGCTCAGACGCCAGCCGGCGTCGGCACTGTCGATTTTCAGCGGCTCGTTGGACAGGCTATAGGTTGTAGCGTGGTTGGGTTTGGATAGGCGCGGGTCCCATTGCTCTATCAATCGTCCGGCAGCATCGTGGCGCTGACGGGTCATCAGGGCGATAGCCGTTTCATTGACGAGAGTGCGCAAATACGCGATCTGGCGAATCGGCAAGCCACGACTGTCATTCACCGTGAGCGAGGGCGTGTGTCTATGGATGCCAGCGGTCATGGGCGCGATCTCTGCGGTTCCGTGGACGGCGGCTCATACGTGTCGTTAAAGTCCTCGCTGATGCGGTACCACGGATGATACGTCTCGCGGGAGAAGTACCCTTTGGCGTTGATCAGTTTGACCGGCCGGCCCAACACGTCATAGAACAGTTGATCGAAATAGCCGAGCTCGCGCAGGGAATGATCGTTGACGTAGCGATGGGTGTTGGCAAAAAACGGCCGGAACTGTCGAACTGGCAAGCCTTTATTGTTGTATTCGACCCGTTCGCTGATGCGCCAGCGCGGGTCGGCGAAAACTTCAAGATACTTACCGTCTTCAATGATCAGTTTGCCGTCGGCGTCCACCGCATAGGCCATGCCGGGCTCAACCAGTTGCTGGGTTTGCAGCGGCCGGCCGAAACCGTCCACGCAGGCTTTGACGATGCGGATCTGGGCCGCAACCGGATCGTCGGGGTAACGGTCGACGTCGAGGCTGACGCTGTGCACCGGCACTCGGCGAACCGTGGCGATGAGTTCGCCCAATGCCTGGTCCGACGCGGTCATGGGAACATCTTGCCGCAAGCGTTGCCGGGCGCTGGCGCAAATATGCCCACTGGGCAGGACATCACCGTTGGCGATCCATTTGTCGAGCAGTTCGGGGTTGACGGTTGGCGGCAATTCTCCCATCCAGCTGAACAGATTCTCGAGCAATATGCCGGCGGCCTGTTGCACCGCTGCAACCGGGTCGGCGATGGCCGGGTCGGGACGAGGATCCTCCGGGCGCAGGAAATCGCTCAGCGGCTTGAAGCCTGTGGCGATACCGTTTTCGGTGCCGAAAAAACTGTGGGCAAGGAGCCGCCCGAACGGTTGGTAAATGGCTTCCTGAGTGTTTTCGTTGGCATCGATGATGCGCACCGTTTGCAGTGAGTGATAGTCATGTTCGCTCCGGGTTGTACAGCCATCGGGCAATTCGACGCTTTTGATCGCCAGTTGATAGTCGTCGTGCTTGGCTTTCGTCACACCATGGCTGGGCGTCTTGTGGTACTCCAGCACGTTGAAAAATTTGGCGAGATTGTCGTACCGGGCGAATCCGTGGAGCGACGACCACACATTCTTTTTCTCGTTTTCCGGTGGCGGCGGTTCGAACAAGGGGGGCATCGGCGTGTACCCGATGTTCGTCAGTTCCGCGCGGATATCGAAGGGCGGCGGCAGATCGTTGTAGGCGTCCAGTGCGGTCTTGTCCATTTGCGCCACTTCCAGCGGTCCGGCCAAGGCTTCGTATTCGGCACGGCCATCGGGCAGCAGCGATTGATCGGACGTCTTGAGGTAACGCTGCACCGATTGTCCGGTCAGTACCCGCAAAGCCTTCCACTGTGCAGAATCCTGACGCAGGGTCAGTTGCTCGAACGAAACAAGGCGCGGCTCCAGACCATTGGGTAGAGGCACTTTTGGCAAGATCAGTGCATCGCTGCGCTGCTGCCAGGGCAAACCCAGGCGCCGACGCTGCGAATCCGGATCCACGTCAATGAACCGGGCACGGGTCTCGTTCACGTAGTACGACTGTTGAGCTTCATCACAGGCGTCGCGCCACCACTGTTGTTCATCGGGGTCGGTAAAGGGCGGATCATCTGATTCGGTCAGGCGGCGAGCATAACTGACCTTTAGCGAATGTATGGGCAGACCGTATGGGCTCCAGCGCAGGTTGATTTCATGCTCACACAATGGGTCATCGATAAATTGTTCGTACCAGTATCTGATCGTCTCCAGCGGTAGAGGCAGGATGATTGCATCGGGATAGTGCTCGCCTTTGGCGCGCACCTCGCGAACCAGGTAGCGGTACTCTTGCACCGAGTAAGGCAGCGCGGTTTTCGGGTCGTCTTCGCCGTTGTAGGTCTCGGTTCGCATGGGCGCCCCGGACATTCCTCGGGCGATTTCATACGGGAGGGTGCTGTCGTCGGACGGCGTGAAGGGTACGTCGCGCCCCTCGACAGGGTCATATTGGCTGATCAAGGTATTGCCCAGCGGGACAGCATCCGTGTCCCCGTTGAAATAACCATGACGGGGTGGATTCATGTACTGACCGATGATGAACCAACTGCAAACCCGTATTGGTGCAGTGAAACCGACATCATCGTCGCCGGTGGCGGTTTCGGCGTCCGCCTGTTCCACATAGCCGAACCCCCGGTATTCACGGGCAAGCGGGTCGTAATAACCCTTGCGGTATTTGAACCTTTGGCTCAGGCAATTGCCGGTGACTTCATCCAGCTGCGTTTGCCGACTGACAACCGGCACAGTGAGCGGCAAATAGCATGCCGGGGCTTCATCCGGTTTAGCAGCGAGCCGTTCCTGCTTTTCATCCAGCCATTCCTGGGCCGAACTACGATAGACGACACTGGCGCTGCAGCCCATGTTGTTGTTGCTGGACGTGATCAGGTAGGGCTTGGCCGACAGAAAGTCGTAGCACCAGTGATGCGGCTTCATGTGCGGCTTCGTAAAGATCAGGCTGGCACAGCCCAGACCCTGCCGGTCGACAAGCGTGACCTCGCACAGCCGGTCGTATCGCACGTCCGTGGGCCATGGCACGCTGATCGGTGTTTCTTCCAGGCCCTTGCCGCCCCGGTTCAGGTAAATCTCGAACCCGTCGGAATTCAGGTAGATCAATGCCGGTGCGCCGGATCCATCAACGTCGGCGATCCGCACCCGTGCGGCATCGAACCCGCCGTACAGGAATTTGGGGCCGGGGAGCACCCGACCCTTGCCGAATTTGCCATGGCCCAGGTTCGGCCAGCATTTGATTTCGTCGTGGCGGATGCGGCACAGCCCACTCGTGTCGGCACCCAGCAGGTTGCTCATAAACACCAGTTCGCTGCGGTGATTGCCGAACACGGGAAGGCGGTCATCCACAGGCTTATGGGGAACGTCCTGGGGGGGCTGGAAACCCTCCTCCAGATTGTTGCGGTAAATGCGCACGGCGCGAGGCCCGATCACTGCCAGCGAAAGGAGCCCTTCGCCCGCCAGATCTCCTAATTGCGAATGCGGGCCGAAGAGCTCCGGCGGGATCTTGGCGAAGGTCTGGAATTCAGCCCACGTGCGATCGGCGTTCAATGCCCGGAAGCCACTGAAGCCGGGCTGAGCGCAAACCCATTGGAAACGGCCGATACCGATCAGATCGGTCAGTATCTGAAGCACGGGTTTATTGCGGTCCGCGACCGGTATGTTTTCCAGCACTTTCCAGGGGGCGTAGCGGATTTCATCGGTCCCCGGCGTGTCACGTTCCGGTTCGCGGTAGTACCAGCACTGGTCATGGCTGCAGAGAAAGCCCGGCAAACCTTCGCTGTAAAGGTCGACGCACTTATACAACCCGCCATCTTCGATGCCCGGCATGTTTTCGTCTTCGAACAGGCGTTCCGGTGTTGTGTTGAGGCTGAACGGTGAATGCTCGAACTGCACCGGCGGCATGTTTTCCACAGCGCCGTTGGCATCCCAGGCCTGATAGTGGGCCGAGGTGATGCGGCTGTAGCTCCATTGAGTTTCGTGTTCGTTGTACTTGAGCAGCAGCCGCCGGACCAGCACCTTTCCTGCACCCAGCTCGGCGGGAAAGTGGTGAAACATCAACACCTGCTCACAGCGCCGGCGCATGCCGACTTCAAAGCCGTGCCCGAAGGCTGAGGAGGGGTCTTGACGGGTCAGCCAGGGGCTCAGGGAGGGACCGTCATATTCGGGTTTTTCGGTCAGGGAAGCGGGGCGTTCCCCATAGTCGAACAGCAAATGAAAATGCCAGTCCAGATCGGTCAGATGATCGAACGTCCAACTGTACAGATCCTGGCTGGCCGTGAAGTTGCCGTACAAAACCTGATGCAGATAGCACTGGGCACTGTAGTCATGAACAGGGTCGGGGTCCTGGTCGTCGGTCTTGTAGACGCAGCAGATATGTTCGCCACGGGGGGTCATGCTTTCGCAAAGCAGCCAGATCCCCACGCGTAGCGGATCGTCCGGATCCGCTACCCGCGAGTCCTCTGTTTTGCCGTACATATGCAATGAGCCGTCGGGGCCAAACACCAGCCAGAAAATCGCCTTCGGCTCGCCCGGCGGGTCGATGACAGGCTCCCAGCGCTCCCTGATGCTGAAATCGCTTTCGACCTTCGGCGTGAAGCGCACCACCCTGTGAGGACCGATGTCCTTGCCATTGAAGCTGCTTTCGATGCGGGACTTGATCGTGCCATCCGCATTGCGTTCTTTCGTGCAGATCTGCGCGTCGTGACCGATGATTTCGTCATCGTCGTTATACTGCGGTACACCCTTGTTGGTTCGACGACGGATTTGACCGTTGTTCAGATTCCAGCCGAGGCCGAACGGGCCGTTGCCGGATTGACTGCTGTACGTAAGCGCAAGCTGCGGGTCGGCGCCGCGTCCGGGAGAAATCGGCAGCAGTAGCTGGAATGACGCTTCGCCGGTCGGGCCCACGGGGCCAAAGCCTTGGCCGGCCATGGCGATCGATGAGCTTTTGGTGATGGAAGGCGTGATGATGCTGAGGTCTTGATCGGCCATGATTTCATCCGGTACGCGAGCTGGACGCAGATGCAGTTACGTTATCAAGGCGGGGGTGGGACGTAACCTGTCAAATCTGATAGGGGGGGCGGCGGTTTTATATCAAACAGCTCGGGCAGTTGTGGTTCACGGCCGATACAAAAACGGCCGGTTCACCTTTCGATGACCGGCCGTTTCGGCAGGCGAAGCGCTTACTGCACCTCCACCGCCAGGCTCTCACTGATCTTCTGCTGCCAGATCGCAGGACCGGTGATGTGTACTGACTCGCCCTTGCTGTCGACCGCAACGGTCACAGGCATGTCTTTGACGTCGAACTCGTAGATCGCTTCCATGCCCAGTTCGGCGAAAGCTACCACGCGGGATTTCTTGATGGCTTGTGCCACCAGGTAAGCCGCGCCACCAACAGCCATCAGGTAAACGGCTTTGTGGTCCTTGATCGCTTCGATCGCGGTCGGGCCGCGCTCGGATTTGCCGATCATGCCCAACAGGCCGGTTTGCTCGAGGATCTGACGGGTGAACTTGTCCATCCGCGTCGCGGTGGTCGGGCCAGCCGGGCCGACTACTTCTTCACGCACCGGATCGACCGGGCCGACGTAGTAGATGAAGCGACCTTTCAGATCTACTGGCAGGGTTTCACCCTTGTTCAGCATCTCGACCATGCGCTTGTGCGCGGCGTCGCGACCGGTGAGCATCTTGCCGTTGAGCAGGACGGTTTCGCCCGGCTTCCAGCTCTGCACTTCTTCAGGCGTCAGGGTATCGAGGTTGACGCGACGGGCTGATGGGCCGGCTTCCCAGACGATTTCCGGGTAGGCGTCCAGTGGTGGCGCTTCCAGCGAGGCCGGGCCGGAACCGTCGAGCACGAAGTGCGCGTGACGGGTGGCGGCGCAGTTCGGGATCATGCACACCGGCAACGAAGCGGCGTGGGTCGGGTAATCCATGATCTTCACGTCGAGCACGGTGGTCAGGCCACCCAGGCCTTGGGCGCCTATGCCCAGTTGGTTGACCTTCTCGAACAGCTCCAGGCGCATCTCTTCGATACGGTTGGACGGGCCGCGCTTCTTCAGCTCGTGAATGTCGATGGACTCCATCAACACTTCCTTGGCCATGACAGCGGCTTTCTCGGCGGTGCCGCCGATGCCGATGCCGAGCATGCCCGGTGGGCACCAGCCGGCGCCCATGGTCGGAACGGTCTTCAGTACCCAGTCGACGATCGAGTCGGACGGGTTGAGCATGGCCATTTTCGACTTGTTCTCGGAACCGCCGCCCTTGGCCGCCACGTCCACTTCTACGGTGTTACCCGGAACGATGGAGTAGTGAATAACGGCCGGGGTGTTGTCCTTGGTGTTTTTACGAGCGCCCGCCGGGTCGGCGAGGATCGAGGCACGCAGGACGTTTTCCGGCAGGTTGTAAGCCCGGCGCACGCCTTCGTTGATCATGTCGTCCAGGCCCATGGTGGCGCCATCCCAACGAACGTCCATGCCCACACGCACGAACACGGTAACGATACCGGTGTCCTGGCAGATCGGGCGGTGGCCGGTGGCGCACATGCGCGAGTTGATCAGGATCTGCGCCATGGAATCGCGGGCTGCCGGCGATTCTTCACGCAGGTAGGCCTCGTGCATCGCCTGGATGAAATCCACGGGGTGGTAGTAGGAAATGAATTGCAGGGCGTCGGCAACGCTCTGAATCAGGTCGTCTTGCTTGATCACGGTCATGAGTCGCGCTCCTCTAAAAGACGGGAACATTCAATAAGGTGCTTGCAGCTTGGGTGCATCGGTCGGTTGCAAGCACCTTTCAAGGCACGCCGGGCATGCTGGCGCGACGCTAAAAAGGCGCGGCAGTATACCGCGCCTCGATGGCGGGCACATCCGTTGACAGTCAAACGTTGGTCGCATACCGCCCACATATGAAAGGCCGTTGTGGCGAGGGAGCTTGCTCCCGTCCGGCTGCGAAGCAGTCGTGATGGATTTATCGCAGTTCAACTGAAAGAAGGCAGAGGAAGGCATAGGGCCGCTTCGCAGCCCAGCGGGAGCAAGCTCCCTCGCCACAGGGTTATCTTGAACTCGGGTCATGGCTTTGACGCCAGTTTTCTGCCCCGAAAATTGAATGGTCATTTATCAGACACGCCACTAAAGTGGCATCCGGCCTGTAGAGTAGGACACTCAATCAGCCTCCTTTCCCACGGTGAATCAACGATTGACCCATAACGCCATCCAGCGGCTTTTGCTCAAACGCTTTGCCCTCGCAGCTGGCACCTACGCCCTGGCTTTGCTGCTGCTGTGGCTGGCGTTTTTCACCGGTCACTACCAAGAGTCCATCACCGGTATGGCGATCGGCAGCGCGTTGGTGGTGCTCAGCCAGGCGGTGTTGTTCGCGGTGTTCTCCAGCGGCTGCAACCTGCGCTTTTCCGATCCAAGCCTGACCGAAGTGCAAATACTACTGGGGCTGGGTTGGCAAACCTGGCTGATCGCCCATCTGGACGAAGCGCGCGGCGTGTTTTTGCTGTTGTACCTGCTGATCCTGCTGTTCGGGTTGTTTCATCTTTCGCGCGCGGCTTTCGCCCGTTGCGCGTTTCTGGTGTTTTTCAGTTTCAGCGCCATCACCTTGTGGGAGGGCTACCACTTTCAGCTACCCGACCCGACGCTGGCACTGTTGCAGGTGTGCGTGCTGTTTGTGGTGCTCGCATGGCTGGTGCTTTACGCCCGTTACGTGCGGATGTCGCGCCAGCGTATGCGTCAGCGGCGGTTTGCCTTGCAGGCGCATCAGGACACCCTGCGCGGAATGATGCGCCAGCTCGAAGGCCTGGTGGCGACCGACGAACTCACCGGGCTGTTCAACCGCCGTCATTTCCTGCGCCTGGCCTCTCGCGAGTTGAACGCCATGGAAGCCGACGTGGTGCATGGCCTGGCGTTGATCGACCTCGATCACTTCAAGCGCATCAACGATGTTCACGGCCATGCCGCCGGCGATCAGGTGTTGCAAGCGTTCGCCGGGGTGGCCACTGCCTGCCTGCGCGATGGCGATATTCTGGCCCGCTATGGCGGCGAAGAGTTCGTGGTGCTGTTGCCCGATTGCGACGCCGAGCGCCTGACGGCATGTTGCGAGCGATTGCGCATTGCTTTCATGGATGTCGAGTTGGTCGGCCTGGATGTGCGTCACCTCAGCCTGTCGGCGGGCATGACGTTGTTGGCGCTTGGCGACGATCTGGATGATGCCTTGCACCGCGCCGATCAGGCGCTGTATCGCGCCAAGCGTGACGGCCGTAACCGTTGCGCGGCGGCCTGGGAGAATGTCGATGCCTGAGTTACGGGTCGGCGAACGCCAATGGACAGTGGCGGCGGGGAGCAACCTGCTCGATGCCTTGAATCAGAACGGCGTATCGGTGCCTTATAGCTGCCGGGCGGGCAGTTGCCATGCGTGCCTGGTCAAATGTGTCGAGGGCTTGCCCAGCGACAGTCGTCCCGATGCCTTGAGCCATGAGCAGCGTCAGCAAGGGTGGCGGCTGGCCTGTCAGTGTCAGGTGGTCGATGATCTGCAAGTCGAAACCTTTGACCCGCTGCGTGATGGGCTTGCCGCTCAGGTGGCCGCCAGCGATTGGCTGAGCCCCAGCGTCTTGCGTTTACGCCTGACCAGTGAGCGACCGTTGCGCTATCAGGCGGGGCAGCATCTGGTGTTGTGGGCGGGCCAGGTGGCGCGGCCGTATTCC
This genomic stretch from Pseudomonas wuhanensis harbors:
- a CDS encoding GGDEF domain-containing protein, whose amino-acid sequence is MTHNAIQRLLLKRFALAAGTYALALLLLWLAFFTGHYQESITGMAIGSALVVLSQAVLFAVFSSGCNLRFSDPSLTEVQILLGLGWQTWLIAHLDEARGVFLLLYLLILLFGLFHLSRAAFARCAFLVFFSFSAITLWEGYHFQLPDPTLALLQVCVLFVVLAWLVLYARYVRMSRQRMRQRRFALQAHQDTLRGMMRQLEGLVATDELTGLFNRRHFLRLASRELNAMEADVVHGLALIDLDHFKRINDVHGHAAGDQVLQAFAGVATACLRDGDILARYGGEEFVVLLPDCDAERLTACCERLRIAFMDVELVGLDVRHLSLSAGMTLLALGDDLDDALHRADQALYRAKRDGRNRCAAAWENVDA